ACGTCGGCAGCATCCAGATGTCCCACACCGTTGGGCCGCCGGTGTTCAGCTGGCTGGGGCTCTCGGAGGGGCACCACTCGCTCTCCCACATGGACGACAGCAACACCCAAGGCGTCGCTGACTTCGTGACGGCGGAGCGCTGGTTCGCCGAGCAATTTGCCTACTTCTTGAGTGCTCTCGATAACCTCCCGGAACCAACGGGCGACGGAACGCTGCTCGACAACACACTGGTCGTCTGGGCGAAGGAGCTCGGCGACAGCCGACTCCACGAGTGCGTGAACGTGCCCTTCATCTTGGCGGGCGGTGGCGGGCGCTTCGAGCTTGGCCGCTACCTCAAGTTCGACTCTGAGCCCCACACGAAGCTCCTGGTGAGCATCTGTCAGGCGCTCGGGCTGGACAACCAAACCTTCGGCGACGCCTCGAGCGGCACCGGTCCACTGGAGGGCCTGGCGTGATGGCGCAGCATTCGAAGCACCGCCGTGCCAGTCGTCGCCTGCTGTGGCTACTCGCGAGCATTGGGCTCGTGCTTGCCGCTGCGTGTAGCAAGGAAGAGCCCCTCGGGAGCTTGCCTGGCTCCGGCGCTGGATGCCCGGGAGATCTCGAGTACTTCGAGCAGAACGTCTGGAATCCGATCCTCAGCGTGAAGTGCATCGGCTGTCACAACAGCGATGGCATCGCCAACAAGACGCGGATGGTGCTCGACCCCCCAGAGGTCGAAGGCTACCTCGAACATAATTTCCGCACAGTTAAAGCGCTCGCGGAGGTAACCAAGGGCGGCACGCCGGTGCTCCTGCTGCGCCCCACCGGGAAGTACCCCTCTGGGCACTCCGGTGGCACGCTGTTCAGCGACGAGAGCACCTACTACAAGGACCTCCAGACCTTCATCTCCCGCGTCACCCTGGGAGAGAAGTGCGATCAGGGATCATCGAAGGTACAATGCGCCGATAAGCAGCCGTCGCCCGGGCGACGCCAGCTGCGACGGCTCACCCGCAAGGAGTACGACGCGAGCGTCCGCGACTTGCTCGGCATCGAGTCGACCTTCGGCGAAAAGTTCGCACCGGATGTGGTCGTGGACGGCTTCGACAACAACGCCGGCGCGCTCAGTGTAAGCGCGCTACTGGCAGACCAGCTGCGGGACGCCGCCGAACAGCTCGCGGCCACGGCCATGCAGAGCGCCGCTTTGGATCGCTACTCCGACCCGAGCTGCGATCCGAAGCGCAGCGCGCCGTTGTGTGCCCAAGCCGTGATCGAAGACTTCGGTCTGCACGCGTTCAGGCGCCCGCTGACCGACAGCGAAGTCACGCGCTACATCTCGCTCTTCGACGCGGGCTACGCAGACCCCGAGCCAGAGGCCGACGCATACGACAGCGGGCTCGAGCTGGTGCTAACCGCAATGCTGCAGTCACCCGGCTTCTTGTATCGCTTGGAGTTGGGGAGCGAGGGCGCCGATGGACTGTTCGAGCTCGACGGCTACGAAGTCGCAACGGAGCTGGCCTACTTGATCTGGGGAACGACTCCGGACGACGAGTTGCTCACCCAAGCAGCAAGCGGGGCCTTGGATACGCCGGAAGGCATCAAGCTCCAGGCAACGCGCCTCCTGAGCGATGAACGCGCGTTGACAGGCTACACGCGCTTCGTCGACCAATGGCTCGGCCTCACTCAGCTCGACACGGTCCAGAAGGACCCAGCGACCTACCCGGAGCTGGATGCCAATATCCGCGCGG
This Polyangiaceae bacterium DNA region includes the following protein-coding sequences:
- a CDS encoding DUF1592 domain-containing protein, with translation MAQHSKHRRASRRLLWLLASIGLVLAAACSKEEPLGSLPGSGAGCPGDLEYFEQNVWNPILSVKCIGCHNSDGIANKTRMVLDPPEVEGYLEHNFRTVKALAEVTKGGTPVLLLRPTGKYPSGHSGGTLFSDESTYYKDLQTFISRVTLGEKCDQGSSKVQCADKQPSPGRRQLRRLTRKEYDASVRDLLGIESTFGEKFAPDVVVDGFDNNAGALSVSALLADQLRDAAEQLAATAMQSAALDRYSDPSCDPKRSAPLCAQAVIEDFGLHAFRRPLTDSEVTRYISLFDAGYADPEPEADAYDSGLELVLTAMLQSPGFLYRLELGSEGADGLFELDGYEVATELAYLIWGTTPDDELLTQAASGALDTPEGIKLQATRLLSDERALTGYTRFVDQWLGLTQLDTVQKDPATYPELDANIRAALAEETREFIRYVLEEKDGRLDELLTAPYSFLSPELATYYGVSATGGAGFSQVDFADGQHAGLLTQGSVLVTHSMANSSSPIHRGKLVRERLLCQKLSPPPPNIVVEVPPVDPNASNRERFSVHSANEPCKSCHRLIDPIGFGFEHFDGIGRFQADDRGFPIDTKGEILATDNTDTTFEGVPELGAILADSPDVQSCVALQWYRWGYAQEETDETTCTAEAFADRFAANELRLPELILALVEATHFRTRTLEAGVDEPVDPGNGSGGSGNIGTGGSGSGGSGNAGTGGAASGGSGSGGSSPVSSDVSIEDKLDSQWESGSCHTVNVTNTGSADVTWTIEIDVAGTLDNYWNAVATPSGSKTRFSGVDYNRTLAPGEVASFGYCKTN